From Phaeodactylum tricornutum CCAP 1055/1 chromosome 23, whole genome shotgun sequence, one genomic window encodes:
- a CDS encoding predicted protein, which translates to PSQKTFRTKRTLAKKQRQNRPLPQWIRMRTDNDIKWNAKRRHWRRTKLGL; encoded by the coding sequence CCTTCCCAAAAGACGTTCCGTACCAAGCGCACGCTGGCCAAGAAGCAGCGACAGAACCGACCGCTGCCCCAGTGGATCCGTATGCGCACGGACAATGATATCAAGTGGAACGCCAAGCGCCGTCACTGGCGTCGTACGAAGCTGGGTCTGTAA
- a CDS encoding predicted protein has translation MLSTTFPRPTSSILHSRKQPKYVMPMEPALPLRRGFVKSCFSVARGVAIAAVCLLVLRNLQMQQKSLLMQQETFSHSSSWLETSWWDWERSRLSEPKVPRADSLIHRQLLNRSVSFLTAKSMSTTVQPVGHYSGMWWMPRDAFVNKLQAYRIQNLEGGSWQAFAAVGMDSVILTFDWLDFCVEHLSRYFKMINYNKFNHVFAKLVDLHKSYMTSELGEDASGRFDVQDTGTAMRETIALFPLYIPSEPVLLTGISRPEYNTSLLYTIPAGAARRNALDMYSMAATLLSLWRVGVGRVVVAGNMACGEDDTDVNSVYHEALDLFLSSIPSSGRDAMEINYVCAVDDFDRQEAKNTSKSLLMPRLVIDKLQRAFRGNLTTTQNHAWLGDDSNRWKYVYFSEPDLILHTRPHAVRELGVQLEQGKLIAAHRFQPISHAVDFPNYPRSQDLIPADADDPATTAFINLDPSAGDSCCDAGNYWPGRTEHKKCSYMWLYCGYLANDADPDVNQSVSWKRHERLWRHFPLVSFTSGFRSPMVSEHARICRPQPASAGGCMHA, from the exons ATGCTTTCTACTACCTTTCCTCGACCAACATCATCCATTTTACATTCCCGTA AGCAACCGAAATACGTTATGCCGATGGAACCGGCGTTACCATTACGCCGAGGCTTTGTCAAAAGCTGTTTCTCTGTTGCCAGAGGGGTTGCGATAGCAGCAGTATGTTTGCTAGTCCTACGCAATTTGCAGATGCAACAGAAAAGTCTGCTGATGCAACAAGAGACCTTCAGCCATTCTTCGTCTTGGTTGGAAACCTCCTGGTGGGATTGGGAACGATCAAGACTTTCAGAACCCAAAGTCCCGAGGGCTGATTCTTTGATTCATCGGCAGCTTCTCAATCGCTCTGTGTCTTTCTTGACGGCCAAATCCATGTCCACTACGGTACAACCTGTCGGACATTATTCAGGAATGTGGTGGATGCCCCGGGACGCGTTCGTTAATAAGCTTCAAGCATATCGTATACAAAATCTAGAAGGAGGTTCATGGCAGGCCTTCGCCGCGGTGGGAATGGACTCGGTTATTTTGACCTTTGACTGGCTGGACTTTTGCGTCGAGCACTTGTCTCGCTATTTCAAAATGATCAACTACAACAAGTTCAACCACGTCTTTGCCAAACTCGTGGACCTGCACAAATCCTACATGACTTCAGAGCTTGGGGAGGACGCTAGCGGTCGCTTTGACGTACAGGATACGGGCACGGCCATGCGAGAAACCATTGCCCTGTTCCCACTGTACATTCCCAGTGAACCGGTTTTGCTCACGGGTATTTCCAGGCCTGAATACAATACCTCGCTTTTGTATACAATTCCCGCAGGTGCTGCCAGACGCAACGCACTGGACATGTATTCCATGGCGGCCactttgttgtcgttgtggcGCGTGGGTGTGGGACGAGTAGTGGTGGCGGGAAATATGGCCTGTGGTGAAGATGACACTGACGTCAACAGCGTTTACCACGAAGCCCTGGATCTTTTCTTGTCGAGCATACCGTCCTCTGGACGTGACGCCATGGAAATCAACTACGTCTGCGCAGTCGACGATTTCGACCGCCAGGAGGCCAAGAACACCTCCAAATCGTTACTGATGCCGCGCCTTGTTATTGACAAACTTCAACGAGCCTTTCGTGGCAATCTGACGACAACACAAAACCATGCCTGGCTTGGAGACGACAGCAATCGGTGGAAATACGTGTATTTTTCCGAGCCCGATCTGATTCTGCACACCCGGCCCCACGCAGTACGAGAACTCGGGGTGCAGCTCGAGCAAGGCAAACTCATTGCCGCCCACCGCTTCCAGCCTATATCCCATGCTGTGGATTTTCCAAATTATCCTCGATCACAGGACTTGATACCGGCCGACGCGGACGACCCAGCCACAACCGCGTTTATCAACCTAGATCCATCGGCCGGAGACTCGTGCTGCGATGCTGGTAACTATTGGCCGGGAAGAACCGAACACAAGAAGTGCAGCTACATGTGGTTGTACTGTGGCTATTTGGCAAACGACGCAGATCCAGATGTAAACCAAAGCGTATCTTGGAAACGGCACGAACGACTGTGGCGACACTTTCCTTTGGTGAGTTTCACGAGCGGCTTTCGCTCTCCCATGGTAAGCGAACATGCACGCATCTGCCGGCCGCAGCCGGCTTCGGCTGGAGGATGCATGCATGCTTAA
- a CDS encoding predicted protein — MLPLSLWNKVFTATAAAAASSVGWWMLDCPPSLYIYDKFRTLSSRPGREGSFHDKNVWIVGASSGIGRELCFQLAASGCTNVIVSSRSTDKLERVASETIRRYPRTTCHVLPLDVCDDTQLQQCVQILPCPVDLVILNAGSGHLSPALETSPRTVRNMLEQNVVWPMILIPLLLHSDFGVFRTSSSQIFPRIAVTSSVGAVLPLPLSSAYAASKAALNRYLGSLRAERPDIRIDIWCPGPVDTDFHGSQSAANVATLTKGTLADESVSSASVSRSRLKMPVARCVSLMLSSLLQTSRREVWIVPQPTLTVLYLQGLFPGLVDWMLSLIGPKRVALWRAGLDLYDPASWTGRRPTASLGTSSQNKNENNESDSTTR, encoded by the coding sequence ATGCTACCGCTTTCGCTTTGGAATAAGGTATTCACCGCTACTGCTGCGGCAGCCGCGAGCAGTGTCGGTTGGTGGATGTTGGATTGCCCGCCATCGCTGTACATCTATGACAAGTTTCGGACTCTTTCTTCGCGACCAGGTCGCGAAGGTTCCTTTCACGACAAGAATGTGTGGATAGTGGGGGCTAGTAGTGGTATTGGACGTGAGCTCTGCTTTCAGTTGGCGGCCTCGGGCTGCACCAACGTCATTGTATCGAGTCGCTCTACCGACAAACTGGAACGAGTGGCGTCGGAAACTATCCGTCGGTATCCCCGCACGACCTGTCACGTACTGCCCTTGGATGTGTGCGATGATACGCAACTACAACAGTGCGTACAAATCTTGCCGTGTCCGGTCGATTTAGTAATTTTAAACGCCGGTAGTGGACACCTGTCGCCGGCTCTGGAAACGTCTCCCCGTACGGTCCGCAACATGCTCGAACAAAACGTCGTTTGGCCCATGATTTTGATTCCTTTGTTACTCCACAGTGACTTTGGAGTCTTCCGGACTTCATCTTCACAAATATTCCCACGTATTGCCGTAACGAGCAGCGTTGGTGCCGTTCTACCGTTGCCGTTATCGTCCGCCTACGCCGCTTCCAAAGCCGCCTTGAACCGCTATCTCGGCTCACTGCGAGCCGAACGACCCGATATTCGTATCGACATTTGGTGTCCTGGTCCTGTGGATACCGACTTTCACGGATCCCAATCAGCGGCAAACGTTGCAACGCTTACAAAAGGAACCTTGGCCGACGAATCGGTGTCATCGGCATCCGTCTCCCGGTCCCGGCTGAAAATGCCAGTGGCTCGGTGCGTGTCACTGATGCTGTCGAGTTTGTTGCAAACTTCTCGACGCGAAGTTTGGATCGTTCCACAACCAACCTTGACCGTCTTGTACTTGCAGGGATTGTTTCCCGGTCTCGTGGATTGGATGCTCTCCCTGATCGGTCCGAAGCGCGTTGCCCTGTGGCGCGCCGGTCTCGATTTGTACGATCCCGCTTCGTGGACCGGAAGAAGACCGACAGCGTCACTGGGCACCTCCtcacaaaacaaaaacgAAAATAACGAGAGTGATTCCACAACAAGGTAG
- a CDS encoding predicted protein, with amino-acid sequence SLFLRNLPFDATRHDLFQVFRTFGFVSGIYIVKDKETGMPKGTAFVTFRENAGAQSALD; translated from the coding sequence TCACTCTTTCTACGCAATCTACCCTTTGATGCCACACGACACGATTTGTTTCAAGTCTTTCGCACTTTTGGTTTCGTCAGTGGCATCTACATTGTCAAGGACAAAGAAACGGGTATGCCCAAGGGAACCGCCTTTGTCACGTTTCGGGAGAATGCCGGTGCCCAAAGTGCGTTGGAC